The proteins below are encoded in one region of Silene latifolia isolate original U9 population chromosome 2, ASM4854445v1, whole genome shotgun sequence:
- the LOC141641207 gene encoding uncharacterized protein LOC141641207 yields MDNIEGWNVRGINGINKQMDVKKFLHQNNIGLYGLVEKKLDVFIFSVVYGFNDDDGERSKLWNDLKFIKESFPGPLGICGDFNNVLNFNERIGREVNWTDIADFRERVQYCGVTDIKGQGAFYTWNNKHEASSRLFSRIDRFLVNSDWMDLYPHAFAHFLREGLFDHNPCVCYRRVIRNQTKGHFRYHNMWSLDPWFKEIVQSSSKETVYVTPMFKLTSKLRNFKKPLKELNRNKFSDIEKVVGVAKSLLEDIQIQMNAHPTDLDIIDAECEASDSYKYLLKIQHNFLSQKAKTDWIRHGDENTIFFHNHIRA; encoded by the exons ATGGATAATATAGAAGGATGGAATGTTAGGGGAATAAATGGAATTAATaagcagatggatgtgaaaaaaTTCTTGCATCAGAATAACATTGGTCTTTATGGGTTAGTTGAAAAAAAG CTTGACGTGTTCATCTTTTCTGTTGTTTATGGTtttaatgatgatgatggagaaaGATCTAAGTTGTGGAATGATCTAAAGTTTATCAAGGAATCTTTTCCTGGTCCTTTGGGAATTTGTGGAGATTTCAACAATGTGCTCAATTTTAATGAAAGAATAGGAAGGGAAGTGAATTGGACTGACATTGCTGACTTTAGGGAACGTGTTCAGTACTGTGGTGTAACTGATATTAAGGGGCAAGGTGCTTTCTATACATGGAATAATAAGCATGAAGCAAGCAGTAGGTTATTTTCAAGAATTGATAGATTCCTTGTCAATTCAGATTGGATGGACTTATATCCTCATGCTTTTGCTCATTTTCTCCGTGAAGGATTGTTTGACCATAATCCATGTGTGTGCTATAGAAGAGTTATCAGGAATCAAACAAAGGGGCATTTCAGATACCATAATATGTGGAGTTTGGATCCTTGGTTCAAGGAGATTGTTCAAAGTTCATCGAAGGAAACTGTCTATGTCACACCTATGTTCAAACTAACCTCTAAACTTAGGAATTTCAAGAAACCCCTAAAGGAATTGAATAGGAACAAATTCTCAGACATTGAGAAGGTTGTGGGTGTTGCTAAATCTTTATTAGAGGACATTCAAATACAAATGAATGCTCATCCTACTGATCTTGATATTATTGATGCAGAGTGTGAAGCTTCAGATTCTTATAAATATCTGTTAAAAATTCAACACAACTTTCTAAGTCAAAAAGCAAAGACTGACTGGATAAGACATGGAGATGAGAATACCATATTCTTTCATAACCATATAAGAGCTTGA